From Sinorhizobium sp. B11:
AGGTCGGTTTCCTCGGCAATCGCGTTGGCAGCCGATGTGCCGGTCACGCCGACGGAGCCAAGCGCCAACGCATGACGCTCGTCGATTGCCGACTTGCCGGCCTGGGTGACGACGACGGGAACGCCATGCGCTTCCGCGAAAGTGGCAAGCTCCCTGGTTGCCTGCGAATAGAGAACGCCGCCGCCGGCAACGATGACGGGCTTCTGCGAAGCCTTGATCAGAGAAATGGCATTGGCAAGCTCATCGGCATCCGGCTGCGGACGGCGCACCGTCCAGACCTTCTCTTCGAACAGGCTTTCCGGATAATCGAAGGCTTCCGCCTGAACGTCCTGGCAGAGCGACAGCGTCACAGGGCCGCAATCGAGCGGATCGGTCAGCACCTGCATGGCGCGCTTCAGCGCCGTGATGATCTGTTCCGGCCGGGTGATACGGTCGAAATAGCGCGAGACCGGGCGGAAGGCATCATTGGCCGAGACCGTGCCGTCGCCGAAATCCTCGATCTGCTGCAGCACCGGATCGGGCGCGCGATTGGCGAAGATATCGCCGGGCAGGAAGAGCACCGGGATGCGGTTGACATGCGCCACGCCGGCAGCCGTCACCATGTTCAGAGCACCGGGGCCGATCGAGGTCGTGCAGGCCATGAAACGCTGGCGGAAGCTCGCCTTGGCATAGGCGATAGCCGCGTGGGCCATGCCCTGTTCGTTATGCGCACGATAGGTCGGCAGTTCCTGGCGCACCTGATAGAGCGCCTCGCCCATGCCGGCGACATTGCCGTGGCCGAAGATTGCCCAGACACCACCGAAGATCGGCACCTTCTTGCCGTCGAGGATGGTCATCTGCACTTTAAGGAAATGCGCGACGGCCTGCGCCATCGTCAATCTTACCGTCTTGCCCATCGGGCGCCTCCCAAATTCACTCTACTTAGTTGAGACCGCGCGTTTTCAGCCAGGCCTCTGTCAATTGCTTGAAGCGACCGGCCATGTCGGCAATCGCTTCCTCGTCGTTGATCTTGCCCGAAAGCCAGCCGCGCGCCGCATCGGCAAAGATCGTGCGGCCAACCGCAAAGCCCTTGACCGAGGGTGCAGCCAGCGTCGCCTCGAAACCCTTCACCAGTTCGTCGGCGGGAGCTTCGAGCCCCAGAAGCACGATACCGCGGCACCATGGATCATTTTTGGCAATGACGGCATCGATCTTTTTCCAGGCGCCGGTTGAGGCCTGCGGCTCAAGCTTCCACCAGTCCGGCTTGATGCCGAGCGCGTAGAGCTCTTCCAGCGCCGTCGACACCGTATCGTCGGTCAGCGCCCCGTTCTTGCTGGAGATGATCTCCACCAGCAGTTCGCGACCGACCTTGCGTGCGGCTTCAAAGAGCGTGCGCAGTTTTTCCTGCTGTTCCTTCTTCAATTCCGCCGGATCGTCGGGATGGTAGAAACACAGGCACTTGATGCAATGGTCGAGCGGCCATTCTACCAGCTGCGAGCCGATATCCTGGCTGAATTCGAAACGCAGCGGCTTGGAGCCCGGAAGCTCGACCGGCCGGCCGATCCAGGTGAAATCCTTCTTGGCCGCGTCGAAGAAGGCGTCACGGCCGAAGCGCTCGTCGATCAGCATGCCGTAGCCGGTCCGACCGTCGGCAACGCGGGAAGCAGCTTCTACCGCCAGCCGCTTGAAGGCGACGATCTGCTTATAATCGATGCTGAGCTCGTCGCAGACAGCCGTTAGCTGCGAACGATGGTCGATGGCGAGTGCCATCAGAAGCGGGATGTCGCCCTTGCGGGTCGAGGCCCAATGGATGTGGTTGATCGCCTCGTCCTTGCGCAGCGCGCGGTGTTTGCTGCCGTTCTTCAGGAAGAAGTCGAGCTCCGCCCAGGTCGGATATTCCGGCGAGCAGAGCAGGCGTGAAACGGCAAAGGCGCCGCAGGCATTCGCCCAGGTGGCGCAGGTCTTCAGCGGCTCGTCCTTCAGCCAGCCGCGCAGCAGGCCGGACATGAAGGCGTCGCCCGCGCCGAGCACGTTGAACACCTCGATCGGGAAGCCATCGCCGACAACGCCGTCTTCCAGATTGTCGCTGATCGGGCCGTCATAAACGATGCAGCCCATGGCCCCGCGCTTCAGGACGATGGTCGCAGGCGAAAGGCGTCTGATCTCCTTCAATGCACCGAGAACGTCATCCGCACCCGATGCAATCAGGATCTCTTCTTCCGTTCCGACGATCAAGTCGCAATCCGGCAATGTCTCCTTCATCTTCGAGGAGACGCGGTCCGACTTCACATAACGCTCGAAGCCCTCGGCATGGCCGGCAAGGCCCCAGAGATTCGGTCGGTAATCGATATCGAAAATCACCTTTCGGCCATTCGCCTTGGCAAGCCGGATCGCCTTGCGTTGCGCGGCCTCCGTATTCGGCCGGGAGAAATGCGTGCCCGAGACGAGCACCGCGCGCGAGGACTTGATGAAATCCTCGTCAATATCGCCTTCGTCGAGTGCCATATCGGCGCAATCGGAACGATAGAAAATCATCGGCGAGACGCCCTCGGCCTCTACCGCCAGCAGCACAAGTGCCGTCAGCCGATCCTTGTCGGTCTTGATGCCTTTCGTCTCGACGCCCTCGCGCGCCGACTGCTCGATGATGAAGCGCCCCATCTGCTCGTCGCCGACGCGGGTGATCAATGCCGATTTCAGCCCGAGCCGCGCCGTGCCGATCGCGATATTGGCCGGGCAGCCGCCGACGGATTTCGCAAAGGAACCTATATCTTCAAGCCGCGAACCGATTTGCTGACCGTAGAGATCGACGGAAGAGCGGCCAATGGTGATCACGTCAAGCGTCGGCTCCGGCGAGCCCGGATTCGATTGTACCATGATGTCCTCCCGCTAGATTCTTACACGGCCTGGAATGCCCGCGAATTTTGAATAATGAAACATCGGTTCCGTCTGTTTGTCAATTCGGAATGTTTATTCCATTTTTGTCTTCACGGGTTTTGCGTGCTGTAATTTGCGTCGCCGCTCGGCAATGGCAACCGGCAGCGCCATGGTGAGCGCCATGGAGGCCGACAATGAACGGAAGCCGGCGAAATCGGCCTCGGCTATTTCGAACCAGTGCGTCGCGCAGGCGGCCAGCGGCGAGAAGGCCGAATCGGTGATCGCAATCACCGGCACGCCGCGATCGGCAAGCTCCTGGCTCTGGATGAGGCTGTCGGCCGCATAGGGCGAAAAGCTCGCCGCAATCGCCGCATCGCGCGGCGTGGCGAATTGCACCATCTCCGGGTCGACGCCGTTTGGCGAGGCGACGATCTGATGGCGGATGTTCAGCTTGGAAAAGGCGTACGTCATGTGCGCCGTCAGCGGATAGGAGCGCCGCTTGGCGATGAGATAGATGGTCTCCGCCGCCGCTAGGATATCGACGGCCTTCGCAAACGTGTCCGTCTGCACGGTCGCCGCAAGCCGGTTCACCGACTGGCTGGCGGCCGAAATGAAGCCTGTCAGCAGCGTCGCATCCTCGTCATCCCCGCCGGACTGTTCCAGCGTGACGAGGCGCTCCTCATAGCTCAGCGTCCGGTCGCGCAGCCGCTCGCGAAAAATGCTCTGGAGATCGGAAAAGCCCTCATAGCCGAGGTGATGGGCGAGGCGTACCAGCGTCGAGGGCTGGACTTCCGAGGCTGCGGCAATGCTGGCCGTCGTGCCGAAGGCGATTTCATCAGGGTTGCCGAGCGCAAAGGCGGCCACCTGCGCCAGCCGCTTCGGCATGTTCGCCTTCCGCTCGATGATCGTACTGCGCAGGCTTTCAAAATCGCGCGGCACGCGCGCTCTTTGGGGGTCACTATCCATGCTGACGGCTCAGAAGATGAAACAAATATTCCATATTTCGGAGCATAAACGATTTCGAAGAAGGCGCCTAATTGTTTTTAATCGTCTGAAAATCAAGGGTTTTGGACAATTTTGAGAAGACCGGCATGAAAAGATGGATCAGGACCTGCTTGTCAAAATGATCCAAATATTCCAAAAATTCCCGCGGACTTGAGGAGGAGACCCTGACATGAAGCCACTCGGCATAGGTTTGATCGGCACCGGTTATATGGGCAAGTGCCACGCACTCGCATGGAATGCGGTGAAAACGGTCTTCGGCGATGTCGAGCGCCCGCGTCTCGTGCATCTTGCCGAAGCCAATGCCGAGCTGGCAAGCACCCGCGCCGGGGAGTTCGGCTTCGAGAAGGCGACGGCCGACTGGCGGGCGCTGATTGCGGATCCTGATGTGGACGTCGTCTCCGTCACCACACCCAATCAGTTCCATGCCGAAATGGCGATCGCCGCCCTCGAGGCCGGCAAGCACGTCTGGTGTGAAAAGCCGATGGCGCCCGCCTATGCCGATGCCGAGCGCATGCTTCAGGTAGCCAGACAATCCGGCAAGGTCGCAGCGCTCGGCTACAATTATATCCAGAACCCGATCATGCGGCATATAAAGGCGCTGATCGGCGAAGGCGCGATTGGCTCCGTCAATCACATCCGCGTCGAAATGGACGAGGATTTCATGGCCGATCCTGATGTCCTATTCTATTGGAAGAGCGAGCTTTCTGCCGGTTACGGCGCACTCGACGATTTCGCCGTCCATCCGTTGTCGCTGCTCTGGTATCTCTTCGGCCATGTCGAAGCTGTCACCACGGATATGGTCAAACCCTATGCCGATCGCCCGGTATCGGGCGGCGCTCGCCGCGCGGTCGAGAATCATGATGCGGCCAATGTGCTGATGCGTCTCGGCGGCGGCATCTCGGCCGTGCTGATGGCAAATCGTGCCGCCTGGGGCCGCAAGGGCCGGATAGCGCTGCAGATCTATGGCTCGAAGGGTTCCATTCTCTATGATCAGGAGCGCATGAACGAATTCGAGCTCTATCAGGCCGAAGGACGCGGCTCGGAGCAGGGCTTCCGCAAGATACTGGCGGCACCCGCCCATCAGCCGTATGATCGCTTCATCCCGGCCCCCGGTCACGGTCTCGGCTTCAATGACCTGAAGATCATCGAATGCCGCGAACTGATCCGGGCGATTTCCGGGGAGCCGGCGTCTATCGTGACATTCGAAGACGGTCTCAGGATAGAGAAGTCGGTTCATGCCATGGCACAGTCCTTCCATGAGCGCCGCTGGATCGAGATCGGCTGAAGCAAGCCTTCGCTTCCGTTGACGGCGTTTGGGGCAGGGGATAGGCCTTGTCCCTGTTGAATGGCTGATATTCGGGAGTGGTATCGTGACGGACAGACTGGTGATCATCGGCGCGGGGCAGGCAGGCTTCGCATTGGCAGCCAAGCTGCGTGCGCTGAAGGACGAGCGTCCGATTACGCTGATTGGCGCCGAAGACGTGCTTCCTTACCAGCGCCCGCCGCTGTCGAAGAAGTATCTGCTCGGCGAGATGGCCTTCGACCGCCTGCTGTTCCGTCCCGAGCATTGGTATCCCGATAATAATGTCGAGATCCGCCTTTCGACCTGGGCCGAGCAGATCAAGCGCGAGACCAAACAAGTCCTTCTGCAGGACGGCTCCATTCTCGATTATGGCACCCTGGCGCTTGTGACCGGCTCCACACCCCGCCGCCTGCCTGCCGCGATCGGCGGCGATCTGGAAGGCGTCTACGTCGCTCGCGACAAGCGCGACGCCGACCTGCTTGCCGGCGAAATGCGGCCCGGCCGCCGTGTGCTCATCATTGGCGGCGGCTATATCGGTCTCGAGGCGGCGGCCGTCGCTCGCCATCTCGGCCTCGAAGTGACCGTCATTGAAATGGCCGACCGGATCCTGCAGCGTGTCGCTGCCAAGGAAACCGCCGATATCATGCGCGCGATCCATAAGAGCCATGATGTGACGATTCGCGAAAAGACCGGCCTGAAACATCTGATCGGCCGGGATGGCCGGGTGACGGGCGCCGAGCTTTCCGACGGCGCCATCATCGAAGTGGACTTCGTGATCGTCGGCATCGGCGTCGTGCCGAACGACCTTCTGGCGAAGGAGGCCGGGCTCGAAGTCGGCAATGGAATCATCGTCGACGAATTTGCCCGCACTTCCGACCCTTCGATCTATGCGGCGGGCGATTGCGCCAGCCTGCCCTGGCAGGGCGGCCGTATCCGGCTTGAATCCGTGCAGAACGCCGTAGACCAGGCCGATGCCGCGGCCGTCGTCATCGCCGGCGGCAACGAACCCTACGACCCCAAGCCCTGGTTCTGGTCGGACCAGTATGATGTGAAGCTGCAGATCGCCGGCTTCAATATGGGCTACGACGACACGCTGCTGCGTCCAGGTTCCCGTGAAGGAGCAAGCTCCGTCTGGTATTTCCGCGAGGGCAAGCTGATCGCCGTTGATGCCATCAATGATGCCAAGGCCTATGTGACGGGCAAGAAGATGCTTGAATCCGGCATCAATCCTGACCGCGCAATCCTGGCCGATCCTGCGGCCGACCTGAAGCAACTCCTGGCATGAGCGGATAAGGGTTTGATGGCCTCTGCGGTCGATTCAGTTTTGAACTGTCGTAGTCGCGTTTGCGATCTGCGCAAAGGGCGTGTGAAAAACTTCAAAAAAAGCTTGATCGTACCGGGGAATACCCATATCAGGGCTCCCACCGGAGAGGTGGCCGAGTGGTCGAAGGCGCTCCCCTGCTAAGGGAGTATACCAGGAATGGTATCGTGGGTTCGAATCCCATCTTCTCCGCCATCTATCTTCTTATCGATGAAGTCAGATGGACGGCAGCCGGTATCAGGCCAGCCATAACATTTACCAAGACACGATTGTTGTAGGCTCATCGGGCAGGGCCACGGCCGTTGAAGGCCGCGCCCGGCGATATGGCCGACAGGTGTCGCCGGCTAGAAATGAAAATACAAACTCACTCCTGACCGCGGACGGTAGCCGTAATAGTCGCGGTAGCCGCCGTAATAACCCCGATCGTAGTACCGCGGGTACCTGTAGCCGTAGCGTGGATATCTGTAGCATCTGTCATAATATCCGCAGGAACGGTAGGCGTACCGGTGGTTCCAGTAGCGATCCGCGCGCCAATGCCGATGGCCTCGATATCTGACTTGCTCGACATTGCCGATCTGCACTTGCTCTGCTCTCGGCACGAACATCGGAGCCGCGTTTAGCGGTGGGGCGAAAGATGCAGCCAGGACGACGGCTGCGAGTGCTGATGATAGCTTCCTCATCGACGTATCCTTCCAAGTTTTCAGCTTGGGCCTCCGGGCGTGAACCTCCGATGAACAGCTTCATCGATCGAATGGCCTGGATTCACCGCCCGGTCAGCCCCGTGTTGGATCGAGTGGCGATCCAGTCCACCTTCGTCCCTTCCGCCGTTTCCTCCGTTGCGGACGTCGCGGTCTTTCGCGAGCGTCTCCCCGTGTCTGTGTCAACTTTCTCTGTTCTGAATTCTCCCTGTCGTCTGCCTCGTTCCAGAATCGCGACGGTCGACCGGCCGAATCGCGCATGAGAATCAATCGCCTCTCGTCGGCTAAAACTGAAATCGGTTTCGTTTCTCGCATCCGCGAGCTTTGCGCCGGTCGTCAGTCAATCATCGCAAAAAGCTGAATCTGGCGGGAAAATGGTGTCAATTTGGCACGATTGGGCGCCGCCGTACCTTATGAAACCCCAATAAACATCGGGAAAATAAGCGGTTTCTTAATAAAGCCTAAACAAACGGCTGGCCCGTTGCCCAACTTGTGGCCTTTCAGCAACAGGGTTCCGGTAAGGCTTTCGTAAACCCCTCTTGAACACAAGTTGGTGATTGCGTGACAGCCGCCGTCTTGTATTTTCACCCTCGGAAGCAAGGGCCTGACCGCCCGACTTCTTCAAACACCCGGGGGTAGGGCAGGGAAACGCTGTAAGGCGTGATCTTACCTCCGAACGAAACTTGAATTGGAGGTCATTATGAACATCAAGAGCCTTCTTCTTGGCTCTGCTGCCGCTATGGCAGTAGTTTCCGGCGCTCAGGCTGCTGACGCTATCGTTGCAGCCGAGCCGGAACCGGTTGAATACGTTCGCGTCTGCGACGCTTACGGCACCGGCTACTTCTACATCCCGGGCACGGAAACCTGCCTGAAGATCAACGGTTACATCCGTTTCCAGGTTGACGTCGCTCCGAACGCAAGCTCGATCGGCGCTGGCGGCGGCGGTTCTGTTCCGAACGACTCGGATTGGGATGCTCGTACGCGTGGTCAGGTTCAGTTCACGGCTAAGAGCGATACCGAATACGGCCCGCTCACCGGCGTAATCGTTATCCAGGCCAATGCTGACAACGCTTCGGCTCAGAAGACGCAGCTTGACTCTGCTTACCTCGACATCGCCGGCTTCCGCGCTGGTCTGTTCTACTCCTGGTGGGACGATGGTCTCTCCGGCGAAACGGACGACATCGGCTCCCCGGTCACCCTGCACAACTCCATCCGTTACCAGTATGAAACCGGCGACTTCTACGCTGGTATCAGCGTTGACGAACTGGAAGACAGCCCGTTCTACGACGGTGAAACCCCGAACAACTGGGGTGTAGCAGTTGGCCTCGGTGGCAAGGCTGGTGCCTTCACCTACCAGGTCACTGCTGGTTACGACACCGACAACGAAGAAGGCGCTGTTCGCGCTATGGGTACCGTTGCAATCGGCCCGGGCACGCTCGGCCTCGCAGCAGTCTACTCGACCAACCCGAACGCCTACTACAACAAGTCCGAATGGGCAGTTGCTGCCGAGTACGCCCTCAAGGCTACCGACAAGCTGAAGCTGACCCCGGGCGTACAGTACTACGGCCACTACGGTATCGTCGGTGACGAATTCAACGACGACAACGATGCCTGGAAGGTTGGTCTGACGGTTGACTACCAGATCGTAGACAACTTCTCCGCTAAGGTTTCGGTTCAGTACCTCGATCCGGATGGTGCTGACGACGTAACCTCGGGCTACTTCCGCCTGCAGCGTGCATTCTAATCTGATCTGACTTCGGTCATTCAGGGAAGCCCGGCTCTTGAGCCGGGCTTTTTGCATTTCATGCCGGAAGACCGATCTGTGGTGCAGCCTGGAAATAGATGAACCCCGAGGGAAACGAGGTAAGCCAGATCAGCCGAATTTGCTGACAAACATCCTGATCGTGTGCGGAATGTCTCCTAGATGCAGAAGCGGCGCATGACCTTGGCCCTTTGCGGTGATCTGCAGCATATCAGGATGCCGCTTCGCCATTTCATCCACTGTCCCCCGCGATAGCAGGCTTGAATTCTCTCCCCTGATGACCAGCAGCGGTACCGCGCCCAGGTTTTCGAATTGCGGCCAGAGATCGGGCAGGGGATTGTCGAAATCGATTGTTTTCAGCTGCTCGGCAATGGCCGGGTCGTAGTCGGCGACGGGGATACCATTCTGCTCCCGATAGATGGCATGCGCCATGCCCTCCCAGTCGGTGAGACCGAGTGCCGGAAAAGCGCCTGCGTGATGCTCCCTGAGGATATCTGCCGCCTCACTCCAGCTTTGAGCTTTGCGATCACGGTTGAGATAATCCCGGATCGCCATCAGTCCGGCCGGCTGGATGACGGGGCCGATATCGTTGAAAATGACGCCTGCGAGCAGTTCCGGCTTTGTTGCCGCCAGCAGATGCAGGATCAGTCCGCCGCGCGACGTGCCGATGAAGATGGCGCGGTCGACGCCGAGCGCAGCGCAGCCGGCAATCACATCGCCACATTCGACGGCGAGATTGTAGTTCGCCTTGTTGCCGTCCCGATCGGACCGGCCGCGTCCGCGATAGTCGAGGGCAACGACACGTCGCGGGGAGACCGTATCCCGCGACAGGATCAGTGCGAGTTCATGGAAATCGCGGCTGTTGCGGGTAAGACCTGGCAGGCAGACGATCGGCAGACGGTCAGGCTCTTTGTCCGCCACTTGGTAGCTGCGAGCATAAAGCCTCAGCCCATCGGTCGATCTATAGAATTTTTCCTCAAACCCGCTTGTGACGGCGTCGCTCATGACATCTCCATCCATCTGTCTGAACGAGATGTAGCTTGCTTTCGGCAGGTCTGCCAATGCGCCTCAAGTCGCGCTGCGGCCCCCGATGAGATCGCGCTCGATGTCAGGCGTCTGCCCAAGGCGCGCCTTGTAGACTTCATAATTCTCCATCACCCGCTGCACGTAGTTGCGCGTCTCGGGGAAGGGGATGCGCTCGATCCAGTCGACGATCTCGTCGACCGGCTTGCCGCGCGGATCGCCATAGCGGCTGATCCATTCCGGCACGCGCTTGGGTCCGGCATTATAGGCGATGAATGTCAGGATGTAGGAGCCGCCGAAGGCATCGATCTGCTCGCCGAGGTAATGCGCGCCAAGCGTTGCATTGTAGCCGGCATCAGCCGTCAGCTTGTCCTTGGAATAGGTGATATTGTGCCGCTTGGCGACCGCCTGGGCCGTGCCCGGCAGCAGCTGCAGCAGGCCGCGCGCATTGGCGGCGGAGACGGCGGCCGGATTGAAGGCGCTTTCCTGGCGGGCGATTGCATAGGCAAGCGCCTTTCCCGAACCGGATATATTGGCGTTCGCCGGAATGACACCGACCGGGAAGGCAAGCGCTGCGACATCGATGCCGCGTCCATAGGCGATCTTGCCGATCTGCAGCGAGAGATGATGGTCGCCCGCCTGCTCGGCCTTGGCTGTCAGGATTGCCAGTTCACCAGGGCTTTGAATCTGGTCGGCAAGTGCCAGGTAGAGGGCTGCCGCACGCCAGCCGTGACCGGCCGATTCAAGCCGCCCGATCGCCTGCACCGCCTCTCGCTGCTGCAGGTTCTGCCGGTCTGCCGTTGTCGGCGAGGGATAGGTGACGTTGAGGGTTTTGCGCCCGAGCCGCTCGGCGGCCAGCTGTCCGTAGAAAGTGCCCGGAAAATTCGCGGCCTTGGCAAAAAAATCGCTGGCCTTGCCCGGCCCGCCGGCTTCCGCGGAGCGTCCGAGCCAATACCAGGCGCGGGAAACGGAAAGCGGGCCGTTCGAAACCTGCAGGATCTGGCGGAAATGCGTCTCGGCCGTTGTCGGGTCCTGCAGTCCGCGCAGCGCATACCAGCCGGCATGGAATTGAGCTTCGACGATATCCGTCGGTACCGTCGCGACGGAGGCGGAAACGATCTGGTAGGCGGCCTTGAACTGTCCCTGGTCGACGAGGCCACGGCTGATGATCCGCTGCTCGTTCCACCATTCACCGGAGTTCATCAGTTCGCTGCGGTCGCGCGGTATCTGCTGCAGGAGCTTGGCGGCGTCGAGATACTTGTCCTGCTTGCGCAGATATTCGATGCGCGCGAAGAGATAGCCGGGATCGCTGCGCCACTTGGCATCGACCGCGTTCAGCAGTGCGCCGGCGTTGCCCGCATTGGCGTCGACGGCGGCCCAGGCCTTGTAGAGCGACTGCGCCTGGCCCATGTCGCCGAAGCGCTTGGCCTGTGCCACGCGGCCGCGATACATAAGGTAGTCCATGCGCGTCTTGTGATCGGCGGCGGTCAGCAGGCCGGCAAATTCCGCGAGGATCTTGTCTTCGGTTGCCTTGTCGAGCACCTGACTGCGCCAGATCTTGCCGATATATTTCGTCGCTTGCGCAGATTTGCCGGTCGCCACCAGTGCACGCGACATGATCATCGCGCCCTGCGGCGTCTCCGGCGTGGTATCGCCGAAGGCGTTCAGCACGGCAGCAGGAGCCGGGTTTTCGTCATATAGCGCGCGCTCGGAATTGCCGCGCAGACGCTCGAGGCCTGGCCAGCCCTTCAGCTCGTCGGAAGCGCTGGCGATCTCATAGGAGGGGACGCCCTTCAGGCCGGATGTGGCGATTGCCCAGGTGAGGATGTGGCGATCGAGAGTTCCTGCCGCCATGGTGTTGCGGATGGCGAGTGCCCGTTGCGGATCCTTGTTGGAGAGCGCATCCAGGCCGGCCTTCAGATCGCTGTTGACTGGCGCGATGGCTCCAGTGCGCGGAATGGAGCCGGTGGTGATTGCCTCGGGGAAAGACGCCGTCTCCGGCACGAATCCAAGCGGCTTGACGGCAGGCACGGGGGCGCTTTCGCCGGGGAGCTGCGATGCAGCGCTGCCCCAGGCCGCAGCCACCAGGCCGAAGGCGGACAGGATCAGAACGGCTCTCTTCATCCGGATGACTCGCAACGAAAACATGCCCCTCAATTTGGCTGGAGGCATCTTAACGAAACCTTACCGCATCGGGTAAAATTCATTCACATTTGCTATCGGAATTTGCCCTAAACCGACCTATGCGCGCTTGTCGCGGCCTTTATGCCGCTCTATGGTGCGCAACTCTTATTCATGGAATGCGGCTGAAGCAAGGATATCGGCCGTGAGGAGCTTTGCATGTTCAATGGGTCCATCCCCGCGCTCGTAACCCCCTTCACCGATGCCGGCCTGATCGACGAAGACAGCTTCGCCGCTCACGTTGCCTGGCAGATCGGGGAAGGCAGCAAAGGTCTCGTTCCGGTCGGTACGACCGGCGAGTCGCCGACGCTGTCGCATGCCGAGCACAAACGGGTGGTGGAGCTCTGCATCGAAGTTGCGGCCAAGCGCGTGCCTGTCATGGCTGGCGCTGGCTCGAACAATACACGGGAAGCGATCGAACTTGCGCAGCATGCGCAAAAGGTCGGCGCCGACGCCGTTCTGGTCGTCACGCCCTATTACAACAAGCCGACGCAAAAGGGCCTGATCGCCCATTATTCCGCGATCGCCGAAGCCGTCGATCTGCCGATCTATATCTACAACATTCCCGGCCGTTCGGTCATCGACATGACGCCGGAGACGATGGGCGCGCTTGCGAAGGCCCACAAGAATATCGTCGGCGTCAAGGATGCGACCGGCAAGATCGAGCGGGTCTCCGAACAGCGCATCACCTGCGGCAAGGAGTTCCAGCAGCTTTCGGGTGAAGATGCGACGGCGCTCGGCTTCAACGCCCATGGCGGCGTCGGCTGCATCTCGGTCACGGCCAACATTGCGCCGCGCCTCTGTGCGGAATTCCAGGCTGCCACGGCCGAAGGCAATTACGCCAAGGCTCTGGAACTGCAGGACCGGCTGATGCCGCTGCACAAGGCGGTCTTCATGGAGCCTGGCGTCTGTGGCGCGAAATACGGCCTGTCGAAGCTCGGTCGCATGAGCCGTACGGTCCGCTCGCCGCTGATGTCCTCGCTTGAGCCTTCGACGGAAGCGGCAATCGACGCCGCGATGCGTCACGCTGGCTTGCTCAACTGAGGCTGCACGGCCCGCGTCTTCACAAAGCCGGGCCGTCCCCTTACATAGATGACAGGAAATGAGGGCGCGGCAT
This genomic window contains:
- a CDS encoding lytic transglycosylase domain-containing protein — its product is MKRAVLILSAFGLVAAAWGSAASQLPGESAPVPAVKPLGFVPETASFPEAITTGSIPRTGAIAPVNSDLKAGLDALSNKDPQRALAIRNTMAAGTLDRHILTWAIATSGLKGVPSYEIASASDELKGWPGLERLRGNSERALYDENPAPAAVLNAFGDTTPETPQGAMIMSRALVATGKSAQATKYIGKIWRSQVLDKATEDKILAEFAGLLTAADHKTRMDYLMYRGRVAQAKRFGDMGQAQSLYKAWAAVDANAGNAGALLNAVDAKWRSDPGYLFARIEYLRKQDKYLDAAKLLQQIPRDRSELMNSGEWWNEQRIISRGLVDQGQFKAAYQIVSASVATVPTDIVEAQFHAGWYALRGLQDPTTAETHFRQILQVSNGPLSVSRAWYWLGRSAEAGGPGKASDFFAKAANFPGTFYGQLAAERLGRKTLNVTYPSPTTADRQNLQQREAVQAIGRLESAGHGWRAAALYLALADQIQSPGELAILTAKAEQAGDHHLSLQIGKIAYGRGIDVAALAFPVGVIPANANISGSGKALAYAIARQESAFNPAAVSAANARGLLQLLPGTAQAVAKRHNITYSKDKLTADAGYNATLGAHYLGEQIDAFGGSYILTFIAYNAGPKRVPEWISRYGDPRGKPVDEIVDWIERIPFPETRNYVQRVMENYEVYKARLGQTPDIERDLIGGRSAT
- the dapA gene encoding 4-hydroxy-tetrahydrodipicolinate synthase; this translates as MFNGSIPALVTPFTDAGLIDEDSFAAHVAWQIGEGSKGLVPVGTTGESPTLSHAEHKRVVELCIEVAAKRVPVMAGAGSNNTREAIELAQHAQKVGADAVLVVTPYYNKPTQKGLIAHYSAIAEAVDLPIYIYNIPGRSVIDMTPETMGALAKAHKNIVGVKDATGKIERVSEQRITCGKEFQQLSGEDATALGFNAHGGVGCISVTANIAPRLCAEFQAATAEGNYAKALELQDRLMPLHKAVFMEPGVCGAKYGLSKLGRMSRTVRSPLMSSLEPSTEAAIDAAMRHAGLLN